One region of Haloprofundus salilacus genomic DNA includes:
- a CDS encoding RNase P subunit p30 family protein, with product MYEAVHAHPDGDSTPSRFARTAADYGFEGVVVRFRGTPDADACERASDRYNVDVVDAVEVVAASPEQASGAVGNFRPKTTLLILRGGDDALNRFATEQERIDVLSRPMSGGDFNHVLAKSAKRNGVRVEFDFRRVLRADGGRRVQALKSLRKLRELVEYYDVPFVVSANPSSHLQLRAPRELVAVGERVGFSADQIETGLREWGRLAARNRDRTSESFIAPGVERGRYEEDG from the coding sequence ATGTACGAAGCGGTCCACGCGCACCCCGATGGCGACAGCACCCCCTCGCGGTTCGCCCGTACGGCGGCCGACTACGGCTTCGAGGGCGTCGTCGTCCGCTTTCGGGGCACACCCGACGCCGACGCCTGCGAGCGCGCGAGCGACCGCTATAACGTCGATGTCGTCGACGCCGTCGAAGTCGTTGCCGCGAGCCCCGAACAGGCCAGCGGCGCGGTCGGAAACTTCCGTCCGAAGACGACGCTCCTCATCCTTCGCGGCGGCGACGACGCGCTCAATCGCTTCGCTACCGAGCAGGAGCGAATCGACGTGCTGTCGCGGCCGATGTCCGGCGGCGACTTCAACCACGTGCTCGCAAAATCCGCGAAACGAAACGGCGTCCGCGTCGAGTTCGACTTTCGGCGGGTGCTCCGCGCCGACGGCGGCCGGCGCGTGCAGGCGCTCAAATCGCTCCGAAAACTCCGCGAACTCGTCGAGTACTACGACGTGCCGTTCGTCGTCAGCGCGAATCCCTCCTCACATCTCCAACTGCGCGCGCCGCGCGAACTCGTCGCCGTCGGCGAGCGAGTCGGGTTCTCGGCCGACCAGATAGAGACGGGACTCCGCGAGTGGGGTCGCCTCGCCGCGCGAAACCGCGACCGAACGTCCGAGTCGTTCATAGCCCCGGGGGTCGAACGGGGCAGGTATGAAGAAGACGGTTGA
- the folP gene encoding dihydropteroate synthase has translation MEYYEAANFLFDLRRFQVKPGTESVRALLDHLGDPHEDVRFVQVAGSNGKGSTARMVESTLREAGCNVGLYTSPHFDSLRERVRVDGRKMTESALCEFVAEAKPYLVDRAAAGEPLTFFETVTALGLWYFGRSDVDIAVLEVGMGGELDATSVVDPVASAVTNVTLEHTAVLGDTIEEIATTKAHVAPADRPLVTAATGDALDAVRAQAGDVLTVADPNDSDAPADPDVRVSYEGRVNHTESVVAVSTDWDSLAVEARVPMLGAYQAKNAGVAVALARQAADEVDVELDAETVARGLRNAHWPGRFEVMQRDPMVVLDGAHNPGAFVELAAVLSEFDYENLHLAFGAMHDKNHREMAAALPTPDSVTTCRPDLSRAEDPEILARVFERAGVETVESVDAVTDALSSALERAGPDDCVLLTGSLFCVAEARRRWTRLQIPKRVDSPTDARTTLERAGATPERVDAERDDIVHRVVKTQVEDRQARALETEMGRLGGECVAAGLGSDGELQDVVLAGTFDQFERLLDGLDDHPYGLSQVARELRERLELGSESSRARHGYPWEERASVMGILNVTPDSFHDGGEFFDADAAVAQAQAMVKAGADIVDVGGESTRPGADPVSVEDEIQRVVPVIEAISDLDVAISVDTRRAEVGRAALDAGADILNDVTGLEDPEMRFLAAEREVPVIVMHSIDAPVVPDRNVEYDDVVEDVVEELNERVLLAEKAGIPRERVIVDPGLGFGKSKSENFELLSRLSEFEALGCPILVGHSHKSMFELVGQEAGDNLDATVAGTALAVERSADIVRVHDVPENVAAVRVAEAMKNPRRFE, from the coding sequence ATGGAGTACTACGAGGCGGCGAACTTTCTCTTCGACCTCCGCCGCTTTCAGGTAAAGCCCGGGACCGAGTCGGTCCGGGCGCTGCTCGACCACCTCGGCGACCCCCACGAGGATGTCCGTTTCGTCCAGGTCGCGGGGTCGAACGGGAAAGGCAGCACCGCGCGGATGGTGGAGTCGACGCTCCGGGAGGCGGGATGCAACGTCGGTCTCTACACCTCGCCGCACTTCGACTCGCTTCGCGAACGCGTCCGCGTCGACGGACGGAAGATGACCGAGTCCGCGCTCTGCGAGTTCGTCGCCGAGGCCAAGCCGTATTTAGTCGACCGCGCGGCCGCTGGGGAACCGCTCACCTTCTTCGAGACCGTCACGGCGCTCGGCCTCTGGTACTTCGGCCGCAGCGACGTCGATATCGCGGTTCTCGAAGTCGGGATGGGCGGAGAACTCGACGCGACGAGCGTCGTCGACCCCGTCGCCAGCGCCGTCACGAACGTCACGCTCGAACACACGGCGGTGCTCGGCGACACCATCGAGGAGATCGCGACGACGAAAGCCCACGTCGCGCCCGCCGACCGACCGCTGGTCACCGCCGCGACGGGCGACGCGCTCGACGCCGTCCGCGCGCAGGCCGGCGACGTACTCACCGTCGCCGATCCGAACGACTCGGACGCGCCCGCCGATCCCGACGTTCGAGTGAGCTACGAGGGCCGCGTCAACCACACCGAGTCCGTCGTCGCCGTCTCGACGGACTGGGATTCCCTCGCAGTCGAGGCTCGAGTACCGATGCTCGGCGCGTACCAGGCGAAGAACGCGGGCGTCGCCGTCGCGCTCGCTCGACAGGCGGCCGACGAGGTCGACGTCGAACTCGACGCGGAGACGGTCGCCCGCGGCCTCCGCAACGCCCACTGGCCTGGCAGATTCGAGGTGATGCAACGAGATCCGATGGTCGTCCTCGACGGCGCGCACAACCCGGGTGCGTTCGTCGAACTCGCCGCCGTCCTCTCCGAATTCGACTACGAGAACCTCCACCTCGCCTTCGGCGCAATGCACGACAAGAACCACCGCGAGATGGCCGCCGCGCTGCCGACGCCCGACTCGGTGACGACGTGCAGGCCGGACCTTAGTCGAGCAGAGGACCCCGAAATCCTCGCGCGCGTCTTCGAGCGCGCGGGCGTCGAGACGGTCGAGAGCGTCGACGCCGTCACCGACGCGCTGTCGAGCGCGCTCGAGCGCGCCGGTCCAGACGACTGCGTGCTCCTCACCGGCTCGCTGTTCTGCGTCGCGGAGGCGCGGCGGCGCTGGACGCGACTGCAGATTCCGAAGAGAGTCGACTCGCCGACTGACGCGCGGACGACGCTGGAGCGCGCCGGTGCGACGCCCGAACGGGTCGACGCCGAACGCGACGACATCGTCCACCGCGTCGTGAAGACGCAGGTCGAAGATCGACAGGCGCGGGCGCTCGAAACCGAGATGGGTCGTCTCGGCGGCGAGTGCGTCGCCGCGGGTCTCGGAAGCGACGGCGAACTACAGGACGTAGTGCTCGCCGGAACGTTCGACCAGTTCGAGCGCCTGCTCGACGGACTCGACGACCATCCGTACGGTCTCTCGCAGGTCGCGAGGGAGCTCCGCGAGCGTCTCGAACTCGGCAGCGAGTCGTCCCGCGCCCGACACGGCTACCCGTGGGAGGAGCGCGCGTCGGTGATGGGGATTCTGAACGTGACGCCCGATTCCTTCCACGACGGCGGCGAGTTCTTCGACGCCGACGCCGCCGTCGCCCAAGCACAGGCGATGGTCAAGGCGGGCGCGGACATCGTCGACGTGGGCGGCGAGAGCACCCGCCCCGGCGCGGACCCCGTATCGGTCGAAGACGAAATCCAACGAGTCGTCCCGGTTATCGAGGCGATTTCGGACCTCGACGTGGCCATCTCCGTCGACACGCGGCGGGCGGAAGTCGGCCGGGCTGCGCTCGACGCGGGCGCGGACATCCTCAACGACGTGACCGGTCTCGAAGACCCGGAGATGCGGTTTCTCGCCGCCGAGCGAGAGGTTCCGGTCATCGTCATGCACAGCATCGACGCACCCGTCGTCCCCGACAGGAATGTGGAGTACGACGACGTGGTCGAGGACGTCGTCGAGGAACTGAACGAGCGCGTGCTGCTGGCCGAGAAGGCTGGTATCCCGAGAGAACGCGTCATCGTCGACCCGGGTCTCGGCTTCGGGAAGTCGAAGTCCGAGAACTTCGAACTCCTGTCTCGACTCTCCGAGTTCGAGGCGCTCGGCTGTCCAATTCTCGTCGGCCACTCGCACAAGTCGATGTTCGAACTCGTCGGACAGGAGGCGGGTGACAACCTCGACGCAACCGTCGCGGGAACCGCGCTGGCCGTCGAACGCAGCGCGGACATCGTCCGCGTCCACGACGTGCCCGAGAACGTCGCGGCGGTTCGGGTCGCGGAGGCGATGAAGAATCCGAGACGGTTCGAATAA
- a CDS encoding mechanosensitive ion channel family protein — translation MSYVVFSLLDIGVVMAFADWSPSAQTLAVAVAFFVAFFAINRLKPIVEKRYDSDIAEMVMVTFLVADLAVAVLALATVWNLVVVFDVLAQAILVDRWTAVRQVVSVAVLATAYLVVRLVNRSIDRLAGADALTKHQSEVAYHVTNVGIFAFGIAVLLYLWGIKLGNLFIGAGVASAVVGLAARETLAAIIAGFVLLLSRPFRAGDWVEVDGRSGIVEDITIINTKLRTYSDEHLLVPNDHITNNQLMNYSRSDRLRIELEIGVDYDADLSQAQEVAESAMKEIDIVRDVPSPRAVPDEFGASSIVLELRFWIGEPTMRRKWQAKGSVIEAVKTAYEEAEISIPFPQRVHSPRNGSPAQSSEVTAHTDD, via the coding sequence ATGAGTTACGTTGTGTTTTCGCTGCTCGACATCGGTGTGGTGATGGCGTTCGCCGACTGGTCGCCGTCGGCGCAGACCCTCGCCGTCGCCGTCGCGTTCTTCGTTGCGTTCTTCGCCATCAATCGATTGAAGCCGATAGTCGAGAAGCGCTACGATTCGGACATCGCCGAGATGGTGATGGTGACGTTTCTCGTCGCCGACCTCGCGGTGGCAGTGCTGGCGCTGGCGACTGTCTGGAACCTCGTCGTCGTCTTCGACGTGCTTGCGCAGGCGATTTTGGTCGATCGGTGGACGGCGGTCAGACAGGTCGTGAGCGTGGCGGTGCTCGCGACGGCGTATCTCGTCGTCCGGTTGGTCAACCGTTCTATCGACCGGTTGGCGGGCGCGGACGCGCTGACGAAACACCAGAGCGAAGTTGCCTACCACGTCACCAACGTCGGCATCTTCGCGTTCGGTATCGCCGTACTACTGTATCTCTGGGGCATCAAACTCGGGAACCTGTTTATCGGCGCGGGCGTCGCCAGCGCCGTCGTCGGCCTCGCCGCCCGCGAGACGCTCGCAGCGATAATCGCGGGGTTCGTCCTCCTGCTCTCGCGGCCGTTCCGCGCGGGCGACTGGGTGGAAGTCGACGGCCGGTCCGGCATCGTCGAAGACATCACCATCATCAACACGAAACTGCGGACGTACAGCGACGAACACCTCCTCGTCCCGAACGACCACATCACGAACAACCAGTTGATGAACTACTCGCGCAGCGACCGTCTCCGCATCGAACTGGAAATCGGCGTCGACTACGACGCCGACCTCTCGCAGGCGCAGGAGGTCGCGGAGTCGGCGATGAAGGAGATAGATATCGTCCGCGACGTACCTTCGCCGCGGGCCGTTCCCGACGAGTTCGGCGCCTCGTCTATCGTACTCGAGCTCCGATTCTGGATCGGCGAACCGACGATGCGTCGGAAGTGGCAGGCGAAGGGGTCGGTCATAGAGGCGGTGAAGACAGCCTACGAGGAGGCGGAGATCTCGATTCCGTTCCCGCAGCGGGTTCACTCTCCACGAAACGGCTCTCCGGCACAGTCGTCGGAGGTCACCGCTCACACCGACGACTGA